A genomic region of Macaca thibetana thibetana isolate TM-01 chromosome 14, ASM2454274v1, whole genome shotgun sequence contains the following coding sequences:
- the CEP57 gene encoding centrosomal protein of 57 kDa isoform X2: MVRHSSSPYVVYPSDKPFLNSDLRRSPSKPTLAYPESNSRAIFSALKNLQDKIRRLELERIQAEESVKTLSRETIEYKKVLDEQIQERENSKNEESKHNQELTSQLLAAENKCNLLEKQLEYMRNMIKHAEMERTSVLEKQVSLERERQHDLTHVQSQLEKLDLLEQEYNKLTTMQALAEKKMQELEAKLHEEEQERKRMQAKAAELQTGLETNRLTFEDKATPRVPSARRIKKKKSKPPEKKSSRNYFGAQPHYRLCLGDMPFVAGKSTSPSHAVVANVQLVLHLMKQHSKALCNDRVINSIPLAKQVSSRGGKSKKLSVTSPSNGINEELAEVLQTLQDEFGQMSFDHQQLAKLIQESPTVELKDKLECELEALVGRMEAKANQITKVRKYQAQLEKQKLEKQKKELKATKKTLDEEGNSSSRSGITGTTNKKDFTKLRPGEKGRKNLQLLKDMQTIQNSLQSSSLCWDY; the protein is encoded by the exons CCATATTTTCTGCTCTTAAGAATCTTCAAGATAAGATTCGACGCTTGGAACTTGAGAGgattcaggcagaagaaagtgtGAAAACCTTGTCTAGAGAAACAATTGAATATAAGAAAGTACTGGATGAACAGATACAAGAAAGGGAGAATTCAAAGAATGAGGAATCAAAGCACAATCAAG AACTGACATCTCAGTTGTTAGCtgcagaaaataaatgcaatctATTAGAAAAACAATTGGAATACATGCGAAATATGATAAAGCATGCAGAAATGGAGAGGACATCTGTGCTAGAGAAACAA gtttctctagAAAGAGAACGACAACATGATCTAACACATGTTCAGAGCCAACTTGAAAAATTGGATCTACTTGAACAGGAGTATAACAAACTTACCACAATGCAGGCCCTTGCAGAA aaaaaaatgcaagagtTGGAAGCAAAACTCCATGAAGAAGAACAGGAAAGGAAACGCATGCAAGCTAAGGCAGCTGAG TTGCAGACTGGTCTAGAAACAAATAGACTTACTTTTGAAGATAAGGCAACTCCACGTGTTCCCAGTgcaagaagaattaaaaaaaagaagtcaaaaccACCAGAAAAG AAAAGTTCTAGGAACTATTTTGGTGCACAACCACATTATAGATTATGCTTGGGAGATATGCCATTTGTAGCTGGGAAG tccACAAGTCCTAGCCATGCCGTGGTAGCCAATGTTCAGCTTGTCTTGCATCTGATGAAGCAACACAGTAAAGCTTTGTGCAATGATCGAGTCATCAACAGTATTCCTTTGGCAAAGCAAGTATCTTCACGAGGTGGTAAAAGTAAGAAGTTGTCAGTAACATCTCCCTCCAACGGTATTAATGAGGAGCTGGCAGAAGTCTTACAGACTTTACAGGATGAATTTGGGCAAATGAGCtt TGATCACCAGCAGCTTGCAAAACTTATCCAGGAGTCACCAACTGTTGAACTGAAAGACAAGTTAGAGTGTGAATTGGAGGCATTAGTGGGAAGGATGGAAGCAAAAGCCAACCAAATAACTAAAGTTCGAAAATACCAAGCCCAG CTGGAGAAACAGAAGTTAGAGAAGCAGAAGAAGGAATTAAAAGCTACCAAAAAGACTCTTGATGAAGAAGGAAACAGCAGCAGCCGTTCTGGAATCACAGGGACCACAAATAAGAAAGATTTTACCAAACTCAGACCtggagaaaaaggcagaaaaaatctTCAGTTATTGAAGGACATGCAAACCATACAGAATTCACTACAAAGCAGTAGTTTGTGTTGGGATTACTGA